A window of the Cucurbita pepo subsp. pepo cultivar mu-cu-16 chromosome LG01, ASM280686v2, whole genome shotgun sequence genome harbors these coding sequences:
- the LOC111788319 gene encoding uncharacterized protein LOC111788319, which translates to MVFASHTHFMRIHCLNLPMSTIQNTHVVAMEEEQEERPSRVSTAGTAASPASDDVRRCSVQSSAEIVGAAAVVEKRRGSSVSECSVEMDLECGLGEIKVHLAKMERDCRICHLSLDATNHESGIPIELGCSCKDDLAAAHKHCAEAWFKVKGDITCEICGSIAHNVTSTCEADSTEQCNESNDGTTATTAAAVMVPPHPMEARNFWQGHRFLNFLLACMVFAFVISWLFHFKIPS; encoded by the exons ATGGTTTTCGCCTCACACACCCATTTCATGAGGATTCACTGTCTGAATCTTCCGATGTCCACAATCCAAAACACCCACGTTGTGGCAATGGAAGAAGAGCAAGAAGAGCGGCCTTCCCGGGTTTCTACAGCTGGGACTGCCGCTTCACCGGCGTCTGATGATGTGCGGCGGTGCTCGGTCCAGTCGAGTGCTGAGATTGTGggggcggcggcggtggtggagaAAAGAAGGGGATCCTCTGTGTCGGAGTGCTCTGTTGAGATGGATCTGGAATGTGGGTTAGGTGAGATTAAGGTACATTTGGCGAAAATGGAGAGAGATTGCCGTATTTGTCATCTGAGCTTGGATGCTACGAATCATGAATCTGGAATCCccattgagttgggttgttcTTGCAAGGATGATTTGGCTGCTGCTCATAAGCACTGTGCTGAGGCTTGGTTCAAGGTTAAGGGTGACAT CACCTGTGAAATCTGTGGATCAATTGCACACAATGTTACTAGTACTTGTGAAGCTGATTCGACCGAGCAGTGCAACGAGTCGAACGATGGAACGACAGCAACCACTGCAGCTGCTGTCATGGTGCCACCACACCCTATGGAGGCTCGAAACTTCTGGCAGGGCCACAGGTTCCTGAatttcttgcttgcttgcaTGGTTTTCGCCTTCGTCATATCATGGCTATTTCACTTCAAAATACCCTCATAA